DNA from Leptospiraceae bacterium:
ACTGGTATCACCAGTTGAAGCACAAGAAATTGCACGAATTGGTTTTCCCGCAAAAATCAATTGCTTTACATGACTCACCAATACCGTCATTCCTAAATCTTTAAAAGAACCTGTATGAGACACTCCACTTTGTTTTATCCAAAGTTCTTGTAAGCCTAGTTCCTGAGCATATTTAGTTAATGGAATAAGGGGAGTAGCACCTTCTCCTAAAGAAACAATATTTTCTTCTTTCACGAAGGGTAGAACCCATTCTTTCTTCCCCCAAACCCCCGAGTTGTAAGGATAATTTCCTTTGCGAAAACGCTCATCAAATATGCTTTTCCATTCTATAGAAGATCGTTGTTTGATTGCTTCAATATCATGCTTAACATCTAATAATCCATTACAGGAAGGACAGCGAAATATGACTTCATCAATAGGGTAAACTTGATGACAATCCATGCATTGCAAATAAGCTTTTAGTTCTAAAGTTTTCATAAGTATCCCATAATCAAGTAAGTGCTTCTACTTCTTCGGCTTTTGGTTTTCCAAAGGAATAAATCCCTTTTTTATCGCGAGACTTTAGGTCTATGCCAGGATAGATTTTTATAACTTTAAAAATGAATTTCATTTTCTCGTCTCCAAAACTATCATAGAAATATTTTACCGATAGTTCGAATTCCACATAATGTATAGGTCGATTATTTTGAATAAAAGCAATTATCCGAATATACGCGGGATGACCAATGAATTCTCGACTTTCAACAGTAACAGCTTCATTTAAAAATGAGTAGTTTGTTGTGTGTGGAGCTTTCCAAAACACTTTATTTTTTGCATGAGGTTTAAAAGTTAGTAGGTATTCTTCCAGTCCTTTTTCTTTTTGGAAATGTATTTCTAAGTGAGGTTCTTCAATCCCCTTCAATCGTAAAGATATATCCGATTGGAGTAAACCGATAAAAACACTTTTCCTTCGAGTATTGTTATCAATCACAATCTCTTTGACGTCTCCAACTAATGGCGGAGGTGATTGTAAATCCAAATATAGCTTTCTTGATGGTGAATAAATAAAAACATAAAAACCATAACCAACAATAACCAATGCCACAAAAAGAATAGAATAAAAAACCAATTCAATATAAAAAGGGATAATCACTGCTTTAAAGAACGTTTGATGTATTCAATAGCTTTCTGTTTTGATTGTTCTTCTGTTAAGTTGGGATCCTTTTGGATAATCCACTGCATTCGAATGTAAAATTCATCAATCTGTTTTTTTTCATCATTGAGATAACGAAATCGATATCTTGAGGCATCATCCATGAATAGCTGGAGTGCTTGCTTCATCTTTGGAATGAAGTTAGGGTGATAATGTAATTTTTCAATACTTCCTGAATGAGGATTTAGCTTGACCTTCAAAACCCCTTCGAAATTCCAATCTTTGAAATTCAATAATTGATCATATTCACGATATTTTTTTAATTGTTCTTGATCTCCGACAGGATCAGGTATGACTTCGAATTCTTCTATGTATCCTATTTGTTTATATGTATATTTATCATTCATGATCAAAACTCTTATCGCTTCCTCTTTAAGTTTATTACTTAAATCAAGAAAGTAAGGGTGTTCGAAAATTTCACTTTTCGAAGTTTCTGTTTCAATTTTGGAGGCAATTTCTAAAGACGTTTCATCTTTTTGTGTAGTTTTACAATAAATACTCACATTGAAAAAGATAATGATTCCTATTATTTTCCATTTCATACTACGTGAATTAATTATATATCCAATAAAGCAAGTATCTTTTTAATATTATCTACATCCGTTGGATACGTGTAGATTTCATAAGTAAAGATGGGTTCAATGGGAGATTCTAAAAAAACATTCTCTTCTTTGATTGTTGTAATCAATTTTCTTAGGAACATTTGTGCATCTTTTTGGGTATGATTTTCTAATAGAATTATCAATCTACTTGAAGATAATCTAGAAAAAAAACTTTGTTTATTTAAACTTTTTCTGATAGTGTTTATGAATTTATTCAAGATTTCTTCCAATTTTTTGACTTCATTTACTGCCATTAATCGTTTGATATTTTTGATTTTGAAATCCACTATCGTTATAGGAATTTGTAGTTCATCTGATTTTTGGATTTCTTTCTCCAAGAGACTTTTTATAGGACTAAATGTATCTTTAAGAACTAAATCCCTTTCTTTGAAAAACAGAAGATTTGAAATAACAGGTGCGATAAACGTAGCAAAATACAATAACCATGAAAATTGATTCTGATTTTGTGTTCGGGAAAACTTGTGAATTATCAACATTCCTATCAGCCAATTTTGATGAATTATAGGAACAATAAGAAAACTTTCCATTAGAGCAATATCTTCTTCAGAATAATTATCAATCACATCTTGATGATTTTTAAAGTCTTTCAAATCATATACTTGATTCAAATTAGATACCAAATTCACTAAATCACTTTGAAATGATAAATCAAATTTTTGCAAACTAGTTAGAGAAATGTTCTTACCAGAAAATAATTTATATGAGTTTTGATCAGTATCCAATAAAATGAATGAAAACATGGAAACAGAGAAATTCGTTTCTAAAAATGACTGAATTGCATCAAAAACTTGATCTAAATTCTTAAATGAAGTTATTTCTGTTGTAAATTCTAATAAGTTTTTCGTGTATTCATTGAATGCTTTTGTTTCTTGGACATATTCATAGAATTCAAAGTTCTTTTGAAGTTGCTTTAACTTGGAAACACTCAGCTTTATCAATATCCTCAGAAATTCCAGATCATCTAATATATAATCATTTCGATCTAAAGGATTTGATATAAAGAAAATAGCAAAGATACGTCTCTCTGCATCCATCACATCCATCAAAGGAAAATAAATAACAAAATCATTAAAGATATTTTGAAAGTCCTTTAGTTTCGTTTGAAGGGTATTAAGTTTCTTTTTTAACGAATTCAAATAGAAAATTTCACCTTGTGCTTGTGGAACACTTTTACATTCTTTGATAAAATCATCGTCATAATTCAGCTCCAATGAGATTTCTTCATAACCTACTTGGATTATTGAAGAAAAAGA
Protein-coding regions in this window:
- a CDS encoding GAF domain-containing protein encodes the protein MGLFEKALAFQKEKRGLYHKLIEFRKKLEEEPKSLYLKAKKFRELFNEKIDLPRYKIDDQKTKQDPELLELQPPKVDIFEEWEKEIHQELSQKSKDETLPSRILEEEEEVLTLPEEIHIAGQKRIDYYLSLFDFAEELQELENYEEVLEIISFSIQEQLGTRSILVFGNQNVFKENQPSFSSIIQVGYEEISLELNYDDDFIKECKSVPQAQGEIFYLNSLKKKLNTLQTKLKDFQNIFNDFVIYFPLMDVMDAERRIFAIFFISNPLDRNDYILDDLEFLRILIKLSVSKLKQLQKNFEFYEYVQETKAFNEYTKNLLEFTTEITSFKNLDQVFDAIQSFLETNFSVSMFSFILLDTDQNSYKLFSGKNISLTSLQKFDLSFQSDLVNLVSNLNQVYDLKDFKNHQDVIDNYSEEDIALMESFLIVPIIHQNWLIGMLIIHKFSRTQNQNQFSWLLYFATFIAPVISNLLFFKERDLVLKDTFSPIKSLLEKEIQKSDELQIPITIVDFKIKNIKRLMAVNEVKKLEEILNKFINTIRKSLNKQSFFSRLSSSRLIILLENHTQKDAQMFLRKLITTIKEENVFLESPIEPIFTYEIYTYPTDVDNIKKILALLDI